The following are encoded together in the Pseudodesulfovibrio indicus genome:
- a CDS encoding formate dehydrogenase accessory sulfurtransferase FdhD, with protein MLFKLKELFERRQNLFRNTGSTHAAALFDADGALLAYGEDVGRHNAFDKAIGRALLEGTLGSAAIGMLSSRIALAMAAKAAAVRLPVLCGFSAATSAGVDVARAHGITLVGRLRGRSFDVYANHWRLGNEQDF; from the coding sequence ATGCTCTTCAAGCTGAAGGAACTCTTCGAACGCAGGCAGAACCTCTTCCGCAACACCGGCTCGACCCACGCGGCCGCGCTCTTCGATGCCGACGGGGCGCTGCTCGCCTACGGCGAGGATGTCGGGCGGCACAACGCCTTTGACAAGGCCATCGGCCGCGCCCTGCTGGAAGGCACGCTCGGATCGGCGGCCATCGGCATGCTCTCGTCGCGCATCGCCCTGGCCATGGCGGCCAAGGCCGCCGCGGTGCGCCTCCCGGTGCTCTGCGGCTTCTCGGCGGCCACCAGCGCCGGGGTGGACGTGGCCAGGGCGCACGGCATCACCCTCGTGGGCCGGCTTCGGGGCCGGTCCTTCGACGTCTACGCCAATCACTGGCGGCTCGGAAACGAACAGGACTTCTAG
- a CDS encoding formate dehydrogenase accessory protein FdhE — protein MTMTTALARIESTVEGIRTRDAAYHPLTERFGPLFIMGERAREAARNQGLLVPDVDEARLADGVPVLTGLDLTPWGEALTKSAGLLLPVIVKTLALAPDHAERLRELLLAPGKTAELLRSRLDGGPDRLVDPAISAGITPTAALPFAVDAASGPVLGCLAESVGGKLAGITWERGHCPVCGSAPSIAQLAPPDSGQSEYLVGGGGKKFLHCSLCGHDWHFSRTACAACGNADDKTRELLFVDGARHERIEACRACGSYLLCVDLRDYAERPDPDVLQLGLIHLDILARKQALNPLANTLWNTLT, from the coding sequence ATGACCATGACCACCGCCCTGGCAAGAATTGAATCCACCGTCGAAGGCATCCGCACCCGCGACGCCGCCTACCACCCGCTGACGGAGCGGTTCGGACCGCTCTTCATCATGGGGGAGCGCGCCCGCGAGGCAGCGCGCAACCAAGGACTCCTCGTCCCGGACGTGGACGAGGCGAGGCTGGCCGACGGCGTGCCCGTCCTGACCGGGCTGGACCTCACGCCGTGGGGCGAAGCGCTGACGAAATCCGCCGGGCTCCTGCTGCCCGTGATCGTCAAGACCCTGGCCCTCGCCCCGGACCACGCCGAACGGCTGCGCGAGCTGCTCCTGGCCCCCGGAAAAACGGCCGAGCTCCTGCGGTCCCGCCTGGACGGCGGCCCGGACCGGCTGGTGGACCCCGCAATCTCCGCCGGGATCACGCCCACGGCGGCGCTGCCCTTTGCGGTGGACGCCGCGTCCGGCCCGGTCCTCGGCTGCCTGGCCGAATCCGTGGGCGGGAAACTGGCCGGGATCACCTGGGAGCGCGGCCATTGCCCGGTCTGCGGCTCCGCCCCGTCCATCGCCCAGCTCGCCCCGCCGGACAGCGGACAGTCCGAGTACCTGGTGGGCGGTGGCGGCAAAAAATTTCTGCACTGTTCCCTGTGCGGGCACGACTGGCACTTCAGCCGGACCGCCTGCGCCGCCTGCGGCAACGCGGACGACAAGACGCGGGAGCTGCTCTTCGTCGACGGGGCCAGGCATGAACGGATCGAGGCCTGCCGCGCCTGCGGCAGCTACCTGCTCTGCGTGGACCTGCGCGACTACGCCGAACGGCCCGACCCGGACGTCCTCCAGCTGGGGCTGATCCACCTGGACATCCTGGCCCGGAAGCAGGCCCTCAATCCCCTCGCCAACACCCTCTGGAACACCCTTACCTAG
- a CDS encoding formate dehydrogenase accessory sulfurtransferase FdhD: MTTSLLRIPTVPLSPLPEPVPAATSRECTVPLRRMGEGGLADREDVIAVEADLLVRAGDHPETVLSRTPGDDLNLVVGHLLCEGRIRSAAEVERISFTYGSPAEVAVTLRKPGPAP, translated from the coding sequence ATGACCACTTCGCTCCTGCGCATCCCGACCGTTCCCCTCTCCCCGCTGCCCGAGCCGGTCCCCGCCGCCACGTCCCGCGAATGCACGGTCCCCTTGCGGCGAATGGGCGAAGGCGGACTGGCGGACCGCGAGGACGTCATCGCCGTGGAGGCCGACCTCCTGGTGCGGGCCGGGGATCATCCCGAAACGGTCCTGTCCAGGACGCCGGGAGACGACCTGAACCTGGTGGTCGGACACCTCCTTTGCGAGGGAAGAATCCGCTCGGCGGCCGAGGTGGAGCGGATCTCGTTCACCTACGGCTCTCCGGCCGAAGTGGCGGTGACCCTGCGCAAGCCCGGCCCCGCGCCCTGA
- a CDS encoding 4Fe-4S dicluster domain-containing protein, with amino-acid sequence MTKSILIDTSRCTACRGCQIACKEWNELPANKTYQVGWGSHQNPKDLNPNNYKLVRFSENLDNGVVRWNFFPDQCRHCEVPPCKEVGDVYLDEAIVKDEKTGAVIFTEKTAKFSADEAEQVREACPYDIPRRNDKTGLLSKCTMCNERIHAGMPPACVKSCPTGAMNFGDRADMLKLGEQRLAVLKKKWPGAMLADPEDVNVIFLLIDKPEHYHTKAVAQAGTGPMSKQQFLATLARPFRAMKS; translated from the coding sequence ATGACCAAATCCATATTGATCGACACCTCCCGCTGCACGGCGTGCCGCGGATGTCAGATCGCCTGCAAGGAATGGAACGAGCTTCCGGCCAACAAGACCTACCAGGTCGGCTGGGGAAGCCACCAGAACCCCAAGGACCTGAACCCCAACAACTACAAGCTCGTCCGCTTCAGCGAGAACCTGGACAACGGCGTGGTCCGCTGGAACTTCTTCCCGGACCAGTGTCGGCACTGCGAGGTCCCGCCCTGCAAGGAAGTGGGCGACGTGTACCTCGATGAGGCCATCGTCAAGGATGAAAAGACCGGCGCGGTGATCTTCACCGAAAAGACCGCGAAGTTCTCCGCCGACGAGGCCGAGCAGGTGCGCGAGGCGTGCCCGTACGACATCCCCCGGCGCAACGACAAGACCGGGCTGTTGTCCAAGTGCACCATGTGCAACGAACGCATCCATGCGGGCATGCCCCCGGCCTGCGTCAAGTCCTGCCCCACCGGGGCCATGAACTTCGGCGATCGCGCGGACATGCTCAAGCTGGGTGAACAGCGGCTCGCCGTCCTCAAGAAGAAATGGCCCGGCGCGATGCTGGCCGATCCCGAGGACGTCAACGTCATCTTCCTGCTGATCGACAAGCCCGAGCACTACCACACCAAGGCCGTGGCCCAGGCCGGAACCGGCCCCATGTCCAAGCAGCAGTTCCTGGCGACGCTGGCCCGCCCCTTCAGGGCAATGAAAAGCTAG